One window of the Gambusia affinis linkage group LG13, SWU_Gaff_1.0, whole genome shotgun sequence genome contains the following:
- the psme4a gene encoding proteasome activator complex subunit 4A isoform X1 has translation MKKAQSDTLGFVPQKDIVYNKLLPYADRLDDESSEILSRIKGNLGRAVQLREIWPGVLFWTRKLSTYMRLYGRKFSKEDHVLFIKLLYELVTIPELEISMMQGLARLLINLLKKKELLSREDLELPWRPLYELHDRILFSKTEHLGLNWFPNSPSPRSSAKHVMLKLVQRCSVESVLKTLVKNCRPYFSESATQEMLEEWRPLLCPFDVTMQRAISYFELFLPTTLPPMLHDKGFKLWFDELINLWVSVQNLPSWEIHLVNLFARLANDNIGYIDWDPYIPKIFTRILRSLNLPVGTSQMMVPRYVTNAYDISHVVLWVSSLLGGPSRQTQAQLSGLFNSITSFFHPSNHGRWLMKLMKLLQRLPASVVRRLHRERYRKPSWLTPIPDTHKLTEEDITEFVQSMMQPVLLAMFSKTGSLDAAQALQNLALMRPELVIPPVLEKTYPALETLTEPHQLTATLSCMIGVARSLVSGGQRFPEGPTHMLPLLMRALPGVDPNDFSKCMITFQFIATFVTLVPLVDCSSALHERTDLTEVEREMCSASAEFEDFVLQFMDRCFALIDSSTLEQTREETETEKMTHLESLVELGLSSTFSTILTQCSLDIFKVALEKVFNFATTNIFETRVAGRMVADICRAAAKCHPAESLKVFVPHCCNAINQIAVNEEVLNEEELDKEFLWNLQLLSEVTRVDGDKLIPYRSDLVQILQLTLHLKCKQGYILACNLLHHILRSTALIYPTEYCSVPGGFHQPVCDYLPIKDWGRPGDLWNLDIRWHVPSVEEISLAFYLLDLLLQPELQRLQRFSKGEQEMSRDDVLQSLTIVQHCLLGAGSLMAPLKGEPIPNLVHSLVNLDETTLYTGMDYDKSRENYRDAICNVMKELLHYILEHSEDDTKSLFSIIKIISDLLHFKGSHKHEFDSRWKSFNLVKKSMENRLHGKKQHIRALLIDRVMLQHELRKLTVEGCQYRTTHQELMKDLLRLSTSTYSQIRSRAQSVLFTALGTYNFCCRDLIPHVLEFLNPDNSRVTQQQFKGALYCLLGNHSGVCLANLHDWECIALTWPGIVRSGLSSAMSLEKPSIVRLFDDLADKIHRQYETIGIDFSIPEECCAVAKLLMTTGSPFPNESVPSEEESEEGLKRQKLKNSEAVEKYKDLIGDLIDCLSNRNLPWKFEHISIGFLSLLLRDDHQLPPAAVTFFVKSLNHDSLYVRKVAISAVAGIMKQIKRPHKKVPVSPKEMSKYCETVEFGRIAAGDRPDNQWLQYNSSNLPRKQEEWEQCVFVEKTHWGYYCWPRKMLIYAPVEEQPTQNLSREEMTERELIIFDHFTDPVFINQFIEFLSLEDRKGKDKFSPRRFCLFKGLFRNFGDAFLPVLQPHMERLVSDSHESKQRCVAEIISGLIRGCKHWSFSKVESLWELLCPLLRTALSNITIETYADWGTCIATACESRDPRKLHRLFEMLMESPVNGEGGSFVDACRLYVLQGGLAQQEWRVPELLHRLLQYLEPKLTQVYKNVRERIGSVLTYIFMIDVNLPFTQPTSSPRISDFTKRILLKLKPLTEGDEEIQNHVIEENEVEEQDERTQAIKLLKTVLKWLIASAGRSFTTAVPEQLQLLPLLFKIAPVENDDSYDELKRDAKTCLSLMSQGLLYTDQIPLVLSVLKEIAGSSSWHARYTVLTYLQIMVFYNLFTFMSDQKAVKDVRVLVIELLEDEQLEVREMAATTLSGFLQCNFLSMDAPMQAHFEALCKTRLPKKKKRELSLVVDTIPSADLVRRHAGVLGLSACILSSPYDVPTWMPQLLMDLSAHLNDTQPIEMTVKKTLSNFRRTHHDNWQQHKQQFTDDQLLVLTDLLVSPCYYA, from the exons GTACATGAGACTTTATGGACGGAAATTCAGCAAAGAAGACCATGTGCTGTTCATCAAGTTGCTGTACGAGCTAGTGACGATCCCCGAGCTGGAGATCAGCATGATGCAAGGCCTCGCTCGCCTACTTATCAACCTTCTCAA aaaaaaagagctgcTGTCCAGGGAGGACCTTGAGCTGCCGTGGAGACCGTTGTATGAGCTGCACGACCGGATTCTGTTCTCAAAGACAGAACATCTGGGACTTAACTGGTTTCCTAA TTCTCCATCCCCTCGTTCTTCTGCTAAACACGTAATGTTAAAACTGGTTCAGAGGTG cTCAGTGGAAAGCGTGTTAAAAACACTGGTGAAAAACTGCAGACC gTACTTCTCAGAGAGTGCTACACAGGAGATGCTGGAGGAGTGGAGGCCTCTCCTTTGTCCCTTCGATGTCACCATGCAGAGAGCAATCAGCTACTTTGAGCTTTTCTTACCCACAACTCTGCCTCCTATGCTGCATGATAAGGGGTTTAA GTTGTGGTTCGATGAGCTGATTAACTTATGGGTGTCGGTGCAAAATCTCCCAAGCTGGGAAATT CACCTGGTCAATCTGTTTGCTCGCTTGGCCAATGACAACATCGGCTACATTGACTGGGACCCTTACATTCCCAAG attttcacaAGAATTTTGAGGAGCTTAAATCTTCCTGTTGGGACAAGTCAGATGATGGTTCCGCGATACGTCACAAATGCCTACGATATCAGCCATGTGGTGCTTTGGGTTTCATCCCTCCTG GGAGGACCCAGCAGACAGACTCAAGCACAGCTCAGTGGCCTTTTCAACAGCATCACCTCCTTCTTCCACCCATCAAACCATGGCCGCTGGTTG ATGAAGCTCATGAAGCTGCTTCAGCGTCTCCCGGCCAGCGTGGTTCGGAGGCTTCACCGGGAGCGCTACAGAAAGCCCTCGTGGCTGACCCCGATCCCAGACACTCACAAGCTCACCGAGGAGGATATCACAGAGTTTGTACAGAGCATGATGCAGCCAGTTCTGCTGGCCATGTTCAGCAAGACGGGCAGTCTGGACGCAGCCCAGGCCCTGCAGAACCTAGCTCTGATGCGCCCTGAGTTAGTCATCCCCCCTGTGCTTGAGAA aACATATCCTGCTCTGGAGACTTTGACTGAGCCCCACCAGCTGACAGCCACTCTGAGCTGCATGATTGGTGTAGCACGTAGCCTAGTGTCAGGTGGGCAACGCTTTCCTGAGGGACCCACTCACATGCTGCCCCTGCTCATGAGAGCACTGCCCGGTGTGGACCCCAATGACTTCAGCAAGTGCATG ATCACATTCCAATTCATTGCTACATTTGTGACTCTTGTGCCTTTGGTGGATTGTTCGTCTGCCCTACATGAAAGAACTGATTTGACTGAG GTGGAAAGGGAGATGTGCTCTGCCTCTGCTGAGTTTGAGGACTTTGTGCTTCAGTTCATGGACAg ATGCTTTGCCCTGATAGACAGCAGCACTCTGGAACAAACCcgagaggaaacagaaactgagaaaatgacTCATTTGGAGAGTCTAGTAGAGCTTGGACTGTCCTCAACCTTTAGCACCATCCTCACGCAGTGCTCCTTGGACATTTTCAAG GTGGCTttggaaaaggtttttaattttgcCACCACCAACATCTTTGAGACACGCGTAGCTGGAAGAATGGTGGCCGACATTTGTCGAGCTGCTGCCAAG TGTCACCCTGCAGAGTCGCTCAAAGTGTTTGTTCCACACTGCTGCAATGCCATAAACCAGATTGCTGTCA atGAGGAAGTGCTGAACGAGGAAGAGCTTGATAAGGAGTTTCTATGgaatctgcagctgctgtctgag GTAACTCGCGTGGACGGTGACAAGCTCATCCCCTATCGCTCTGACCTGGTCCAGATTTTGCAGTTGACCCTTCACCTCAAGTGTAAACAGGGCTACATACTAGCCTGCAACCTGTTGCACCACATCCTGCGCTCCACTGCCCTCATATACCCCACAGAGTACTGTAGCGTGCCTGGAGGCTTCCACCAGCCAGTCTGTGACTACCTTCCCATCAAG GACTGGGGTCGGCCTGGAGATTTGTGGAACCTGGATATCCGGTGGCACGTCCCGAGTGTTGAAGAAATCTCATTGGCTTTCTATCTGCTGGACCTGcttcttcagcctgaactcCAGCGCCTGCAGAGATTTTCAAAAGGAGAACAGGAAATGAGCAG AGACGACGTGCTGCAAAGCCTCACTATTGTTCAGCACTGTCTCCTGGGAGCAGGAAGTCTGATGGCGCCACTGAAAGGAGAGCCAATTCCTAACCT AGTTCACAGCCTGGTGAATCTGGATGAGACTACCCTTTACACGGGAATGGATTATG ATAAGTCCAGAGAGAACTACAGAGATGCAATTTGTAACGTCATGAAAGAACTCCTGC ATTATATTTTGGAGCACTCTGAGGATGACACAAAGTCTCTCTTCTCCATCATCAAG atcaTCAGTGATCTCCTACACTTCAAAGGTTCTCACAAACATGAATTTGACTCACGCTGGAAAAGCTTCAATCTTGTGAAAAAATCTATGGAAAACAGA CTTCATGGTAAAAAGCAGCACATCAGAGCTCTGCTCATTGACAGAGTCATGCTCCAACATGAG CTGAGGAAACTGACAGTGGAGGGATGCCAGTATAGAACCACTCACCAGGAGCTGATGAAAGACTTGCTGAGGCTCTCCACAAGCACATACAGCCAG ATTCGCAGCAGAGCTCAAAGTGTGTTGTTCACGGCACTGGGGACCTACAATTTCTGCTGCAGGGACCTGATCCCACATGTCCTCGAGTTTCTCAACCCAGACAACAGCCGTGTCACTCAGCAGCAGTTCAAA GGGGCTTTGTACTGTCTGCTTGGAAATCATAGTGGAGTGTGTCTGGCTAATCTACACGACTGGGAGTGCATTGCTCTCACTTGGCCTGGGATTGTACGTTCTGGCCTCAGCTCAGCCATGTCTCTTGAGAAACCTTCCATCGTACGACTTTTTGATGACCTTGCTGATAAAATCCATCGGCAGTACGAGACCATCGGCATCGACTTCTCT ATCCCAGAGGAGTGCTGTGCTGTGGCAAAACTGCTAATGACAACAGGAAGTCCGTTCCCTAATGAATCTGTGCCGTCTGAGGAGGAATCAGAGGAGGGTCTGAAACGACAGAAGCTCAAAAACTCTGAGGCTGTTGA AAAGTACAAAGATCTCATTGGAGATTTGATAGATTGTCTCAGCAACAGAAACCT GCCCTGGAAGTTTGAGCACATTTCAATCGGTTTTCTGTCGTTGCTGCTGCGAGACGACCAccagcttcctcctgctgctgtcaCATTCTTCGTGAAAAGTCTCAACCACGATTCCCTCTACGTCCGCAAG GTGGCAATATCAGCTGTGGCTGGAatcatgaaacaaataaagagaCCTCATAAGAAAGTCCCAGTCAGCCCAAAAGAGATGTCCAAGTACT GTGAGACGGTGGAGTTTGGTAGGATTGCAGCAGGAGACCGTCCAGACAACCAGTGGCTCCAGTATAACAGCAGCAACCTGCCACGCAAACAGGAAGAGTGGGAgcaatgtgtgtttgtggaaaAGACGCATTGGGGTTACTACTGCTGGCCAAG AAAAATGCTGATCTATGCACCTGTAGAGGAGCAGCCCACACAGAATCTGAGCAGAGAAGAAATGACTGAG CGGGAGCTGATCATCTTTGACCATTTCACCGACCCAGTGTTTATCAACCAGTTTATTGAGTTTCTCTCTCTGGAGGATcgaaaaggcaaagacaagtTCAGCCCTCGCAGGTTCTGCTTGTTCAAG GGATTGTTCAGAAACTTTGGAGATGCCTTTCTGCCCGTGCTGCAGCCGCATATGGAAAGGCTGGTGTCAGATTCGCATGAGAGCAAGCAGCGCTGCGTTGCTGAGATCATCTCTGGACTGATACGAGGCTGTAAACACTGGAGCTTTTCAAAG GTTGAGAGCCTTTGGGAGCTGCTGTGTCCTTTGCTTCGTACTGCGTTGTCAAACATCACTATAGAAACCTATGCAGATTGGGGTACCTGCATCGCCACAGCCTGT GAGAGCAGAGACCCACGCAAGCTTCATCGGCTGTTCGAGATGCTCATGGAATCTCCTGTCAATGGAGAGGGGGGCTCTTTTGTCGATGCCTG TCGTCTCTACGTGCTGCAGGGTGGACTTGCCCAGCAGGAGTGGCGTGTTCCTGAACTTTTGCACAGATTGCTTCAATATCTGGAGCCCAAACTCACACAAGTGTACAAGAATGTACGGGAACGTATCGGGAG CGTCCTCACATACATCTTCATGATTGATGTCAACTTGCCTTTCACTCAGCCAACCTCCTCACCGCGCATCTCAGACTTCACGAAGCGGATCCTGTTGAAGCTCAAACCTCTGACCGAGGGAGACGAGGAAATTCAGAACCATGTGATTGAGGAGAATGAGGTGGAGGAGCAGGACGAACGAACACAAGCAATAAAGTTACTAAAAACAG TACTCAAGTGGTTAATTGCAAGTGCTGGACGCTCTTTTACCACGGCCGTCCCAGAACAACTACAgctgcttcctctcctcttcaaG ATTGCTCCAGTTGAAAACGATGACAGCTATGACGAACTGAAGAGGGATGCAAAGACCTGCCTATCTCTGATGTCTCAGGGCCTCCTCTACACAGATCAAATCCCCTTGGTTCTCAGTGTCCTAAAAGAG ATTGCTGGTAGCAGCTCTTGGCACGCCCGCTACACGGTGCTCACTTACCTCCAGATCATGGTTTTTTACAACCTGTTCACATTCATGAGTGACCAGAAAGCAGTGAAAGACGTGCGGGTCCTGGTGATAGAACTCCTGGAGGATGAGCAgcttgag GTGCGAGAAATGGCTGCCACCACTCTGAGTGGCTTCCTTCAGTGCAACTTCCTGTCCATGGATGCCCCCATGCAGGCACATTTTGAGGCTCTCTGCAAGACACGTTTgcccaagaagaagaaaagggagCTCAGCCTTGTTGTGGACACCATCCCCTCTGCTG ACCTTGTGCGCCGCCATGCGGGCGTTCTGGGTTTGAGCGCTTGTATTCTCTCCAGCCCTTATGATGTTCCAACTTGGATGCCCCAGCTGTTGATGGATCTGAGTGCCCACCTTAATGACACCCAACCCATTGAA atGACTGTGAAGAAAACTCTGTCAAACTTCAGACGGACTCATCATGACAACTGGCAGCAACACAAGCAGCAGTTCACAGATGATCAGTTGTTGGTCCTCACCGACCTGCTGGTCTCCCCCTGTTATTATGCCTGA
- the psme4a gene encoding proteasome activator complex subunit 4A isoform X2, translating into MKKAQSDTLGFVPQKDIVYNKLLPYADRLDDESSEILSRIKGNLGRAVQLREIWPGVLFWTRKLSTYMRLYGRKFSKEDHVLFIKLLYELVTIPELEISMMQGLARLLINLLKKKELLSREDLELPWRPLYELHDRILFSKTEHLGLNWFPNSVESVLKTLVKNCRPYFSESATQEMLEEWRPLLCPFDVTMQRAISYFELFLPTTLPPMLHDKGFKLWFDELINLWVSVQNLPSWEIHLVNLFARLANDNIGYIDWDPYIPKIFTRILRSLNLPVGTSQMMVPRYVTNAYDISHVVLWVSSLLGGPSRQTQAQLSGLFNSITSFFHPSNHGRWLMKLMKLLQRLPASVVRRLHRERYRKPSWLTPIPDTHKLTEEDITEFVQSMMQPVLLAMFSKTGSLDAAQALQNLALMRPELVIPPVLEKTYPALETLTEPHQLTATLSCMIGVARSLVSGGQRFPEGPTHMLPLLMRALPGVDPNDFSKCMITFQFIATFVTLVPLVDCSSALHERTDLTEVEREMCSASAEFEDFVLQFMDRCFALIDSSTLEQTREETETEKMTHLESLVELGLSSTFSTILTQCSLDIFKVALEKVFNFATTNIFETRVAGRMVADICRAAAKCHPAESLKVFVPHCCNAINQIAVNEEVLNEEELDKEFLWNLQLLSEVTRVDGDKLIPYRSDLVQILQLTLHLKCKQGYILACNLLHHILRSTALIYPTEYCSVPGGFHQPVCDYLPIKDWGRPGDLWNLDIRWHVPSVEEISLAFYLLDLLLQPELQRLQRFSKGEQEMSRDDVLQSLTIVQHCLLGAGSLMAPLKGEPIPNLVHSLVNLDETTLYTGMDYDKSRENYRDAICNVMKELLHYILEHSEDDTKSLFSIIKIISDLLHFKGSHKHEFDSRWKSFNLVKKSMENRLHGKKQHIRALLIDRVMLQHELRKLTVEGCQYRTTHQELMKDLLRLSTSTYSQIRSRAQSVLFTALGTYNFCCRDLIPHVLEFLNPDNSRVTQQQFKGALYCLLGNHSGVCLANLHDWECIALTWPGIVRSGLSSAMSLEKPSIVRLFDDLADKIHRQYETIGIDFSIPEECCAVAKLLMTTGSPFPNESVPSEEESEEGLKRQKLKNSEAVEKYKDLIGDLIDCLSNRNLPWKFEHISIGFLSLLLRDDHQLPPAAVTFFVKSLNHDSLYVRKVAISAVAGIMKQIKRPHKKVPVSPKEMSKYCETVEFGRIAAGDRPDNQWLQYNSSNLPRKQEEWEQCVFVEKTHWGYYCWPRKMLIYAPVEEQPTQNLSREEMTERELIIFDHFTDPVFINQFIEFLSLEDRKGKDKFSPRRFCLFKGLFRNFGDAFLPVLQPHMERLVSDSHESKQRCVAEIISGLIRGCKHWSFSKVESLWELLCPLLRTALSNITIETYADWGTCIATACESRDPRKLHRLFEMLMESPVNGEGGSFVDACRLYVLQGGLAQQEWRVPELLHRLLQYLEPKLTQVYKNVRERIGSVLTYIFMIDVNLPFTQPTSSPRISDFTKRILLKLKPLTEGDEEIQNHVIEENEVEEQDERTQAIKLLKTVLKWLIASAGRSFTTAVPEQLQLLPLLFKIAPVENDDSYDELKRDAKTCLSLMSQGLLYTDQIPLVLSVLKEIAGSSSWHARYTVLTYLQIMVFYNLFTFMSDQKAVKDVRVLVIELLEDEQLEVREMAATTLSGFLQCNFLSMDAPMQAHFEALCKTRLPKKKKRELSLVVDTIPSADLVRRHAGVLGLSACILSSPYDVPTWMPQLLMDLSAHLNDTQPIEMTVKKTLSNFRRTHHDNWQQHKQQFTDDQLLVLTDLLVSPCYYA; encoded by the exons GTACATGAGACTTTATGGACGGAAATTCAGCAAAGAAGACCATGTGCTGTTCATCAAGTTGCTGTACGAGCTAGTGACGATCCCCGAGCTGGAGATCAGCATGATGCAAGGCCTCGCTCGCCTACTTATCAACCTTCTCAA aaaaaaagagctgcTGTCCAGGGAGGACCTTGAGCTGCCGTGGAGACCGTTGTATGAGCTGCACGACCGGATTCTGTTCTCAAAGACAGAACATCTGGGACTTAACTGGTTTCCTAA cTCAGTGGAAAGCGTGTTAAAAACACTGGTGAAAAACTGCAGACC gTACTTCTCAGAGAGTGCTACACAGGAGATGCTGGAGGAGTGGAGGCCTCTCCTTTGTCCCTTCGATGTCACCATGCAGAGAGCAATCAGCTACTTTGAGCTTTTCTTACCCACAACTCTGCCTCCTATGCTGCATGATAAGGGGTTTAA GTTGTGGTTCGATGAGCTGATTAACTTATGGGTGTCGGTGCAAAATCTCCCAAGCTGGGAAATT CACCTGGTCAATCTGTTTGCTCGCTTGGCCAATGACAACATCGGCTACATTGACTGGGACCCTTACATTCCCAAG attttcacaAGAATTTTGAGGAGCTTAAATCTTCCTGTTGGGACAAGTCAGATGATGGTTCCGCGATACGTCACAAATGCCTACGATATCAGCCATGTGGTGCTTTGGGTTTCATCCCTCCTG GGAGGACCCAGCAGACAGACTCAAGCACAGCTCAGTGGCCTTTTCAACAGCATCACCTCCTTCTTCCACCCATCAAACCATGGCCGCTGGTTG ATGAAGCTCATGAAGCTGCTTCAGCGTCTCCCGGCCAGCGTGGTTCGGAGGCTTCACCGGGAGCGCTACAGAAAGCCCTCGTGGCTGACCCCGATCCCAGACACTCACAAGCTCACCGAGGAGGATATCACAGAGTTTGTACAGAGCATGATGCAGCCAGTTCTGCTGGCCATGTTCAGCAAGACGGGCAGTCTGGACGCAGCCCAGGCCCTGCAGAACCTAGCTCTGATGCGCCCTGAGTTAGTCATCCCCCCTGTGCTTGAGAA aACATATCCTGCTCTGGAGACTTTGACTGAGCCCCACCAGCTGACAGCCACTCTGAGCTGCATGATTGGTGTAGCACGTAGCCTAGTGTCAGGTGGGCAACGCTTTCCTGAGGGACCCACTCACATGCTGCCCCTGCTCATGAGAGCACTGCCCGGTGTGGACCCCAATGACTTCAGCAAGTGCATG ATCACATTCCAATTCATTGCTACATTTGTGACTCTTGTGCCTTTGGTGGATTGTTCGTCTGCCCTACATGAAAGAACTGATTTGACTGAG GTGGAAAGGGAGATGTGCTCTGCCTCTGCTGAGTTTGAGGACTTTGTGCTTCAGTTCATGGACAg ATGCTTTGCCCTGATAGACAGCAGCACTCTGGAACAAACCcgagaggaaacagaaactgagaaaatgacTCATTTGGAGAGTCTAGTAGAGCTTGGACTGTCCTCAACCTTTAGCACCATCCTCACGCAGTGCTCCTTGGACATTTTCAAG GTGGCTttggaaaaggtttttaattttgcCACCACCAACATCTTTGAGACACGCGTAGCTGGAAGAATGGTGGCCGACATTTGTCGAGCTGCTGCCAAG TGTCACCCTGCAGAGTCGCTCAAAGTGTTTGTTCCACACTGCTGCAATGCCATAAACCAGATTGCTGTCA atGAGGAAGTGCTGAACGAGGAAGAGCTTGATAAGGAGTTTCTATGgaatctgcagctgctgtctgag GTAACTCGCGTGGACGGTGACAAGCTCATCCCCTATCGCTCTGACCTGGTCCAGATTTTGCAGTTGACCCTTCACCTCAAGTGTAAACAGGGCTACATACTAGCCTGCAACCTGTTGCACCACATCCTGCGCTCCACTGCCCTCATATACCCCACAGAGTACTGTAGCGTGCCTGGAGGCTTCCACCAGCCAGTCTGTGACTACCTTCCCATCAAG GACTGGGGTCGGCCTGGAGATTTGTGGAACCTGGATATCCGGTGGCACGTCCCGAGTGTTGAAGAAATCTCATTGGCTTTCTATCTGCTGGACCTGcttcttcagcctgaactcCAGCGCCTGCAGAGATTTTCAAAAGGAGAACAGGAAATGAGCAG AGACGACGTGCTGCAAAGCCTCACTATTGTTCAGCACTGTCTCCTGGGAGCAGGAAGTCTGATGGCGCCACTGAAAGGAGAGCCAATTCCTAACCT AGTTCACAGCCTGGTGAATCTGGATGAGACTACCCTTTACACGGGAATGGATTATG ATAAGTCCAGAGAGAACTACAGAGATGCAATTTGTAACGTCATGAAAGAACTCCTGC ATTATATTTTGGAGCACTCTGAGGATGACACAAAGTCTCTCTTCTCCATCATCAAG atcaTCAGTGATCTCCTACACTTCAAAGGTTCTCACAAACATGAATTTGACTCACGCTGGAAAAGCTTCAATCTTGTGAAAAAATCTATGGAAAACAGA CTTCATGGTAAAAAGCAGCACATCAGAGCTCTGCTCATTGACAGAGTCATGCTCCAACATGAG CTGAGGAAACTGACAGTGGAGGGATGCCAGTATAGAACCACTCACCAGGAGCTGATGAAAGACTTGCTGAGGCTCTCCACAAGCACATACAGCCAG ATTCGCAGCAGAGCTCAAAGTGTGTTGTTCACGGCACTGGGGACCTACAATTTCTGCTGCAGGGACCTGATCCCACATGTCCTCGAGTTTCTCAACCCAGACAACAGCCGTGTCACTCAGCAGCAGTTCAAA GGGGCTTTGTACTGTCTGCTTGGAAATCATAGTGGAGTGTGTCTGGCTAATCTACACGACTGGGAGTGCATTGCTCTCACTTGGCCTGGGATTGTACGTTCTGGCCTCAGCTCAGCCATGTCTCTTGAGAAACCTTCCATCGTACGACTTTTTGATGACCTTGCTGATAAAATCCATCGGCAGTACGAGACCATCGGCATCGACTTCTCT ATCCCAGAGGAGTGCTGTGCTGTGGCAAAACTGCTAATGACAACAGGAAGTCCGTTCCCTAATGAATCTGTGCCGTCTGAGGAGGAATCAGAGGAGGGTCTGAAACGACAGAAGCTCAAAAACTCTGAGGCTGTTGA AAAGTACAAAGATCTCATTGGAGATTTGATAGATTGTCTCAGCAACAGAAACCT GCCCTGGAAGTTTGAGCACATTTCAATCGGTTTTCTGTCGTTGCTGCTGCGAGACGACCAccagcttcctcctgctgctgtcaCATTCTTCGTGAAAAGTCTCAACCACGATTCCCTCTACGTCCGCAAG GTGGCAATATCAGCTGTGGCTGGAatcatgaaacaaataaagagaCCTCATAAGAAAGTCCCAGTCAGCCCAAAAGAGATGTCCAAGTACT GTGAGACGGTGGAGTTTGGTAGGATTGCAGCAGGAGACCGTCCAGACAACCAGTGGCTCCAGTATAACAGCAGCAACCTGCCACGCAAACAGGAAGAGTGGGAgcaatgtgtgtttgtggaaaAGACGCATTGGGGTTACTACTGCTGGCCAAG AAAAATGCTGATCTATGCACCTGTAGAGGAGCAGCCCACACAGAATCTGAGCAGAGAAGAAATGACTGAG CGGGAGCTGATCATCTTTGACCATTTCACCGACCCAGTGTTTATCAACCAGTTTATTGAGTTTCTCTCTCTGGAGGATcgaaaaggcaaagacaagtTCAGCCCTCGCAGGTTCTGCTTGTTCAAG GGATTGTTCAGAAACTTTGGAGATGCCTTTCTGCCCGTGCTGCAGCCGCATATGGAAAGGCTGGTGTCAGATTCGCATGAGAGCAAGCAGCGCTGCGTTGCTGAGATCATCTCTGGACTGATACGAGGCTGTAAACACTGGAGCTTTTCAAAG GTTGAGAGCCTTTGGGAGCTGCTGTGTCCTTTGCTTCGTACTGCGTTGTCAAACATCACTATAGAAACCTATGCAGATTGGGGTACCTGCATCGCCACAGCCTGT GAGAGCAGAGACCCACGCAAGCTTCATCGGCTGTTCGAGATGCTCATGGAATCTCCTGTCAATGGAGAGGGGGGCTCTTTTGTCGATGCCTG TCGTCTCTACGTGCTGCAGGGTGGACTTGCCCAGCAGGAGTGGCGTGTTCCTGAACTTTTGCACAGATTGCTTCAATATCTGGAGCCCAAACTCACACAAGTGTACAAGAATGTACGGGAACGTATCGGGAG CGTCCTCACATACATCTTCATGATTGATGTCAACTTGCCTTTCACTCAGCCAACCTCCTCACCGCGCATCTCAGACTTCACGAAGCGGATCCTGTTGAAGCTCAAACCTCTGACCGAGGGAGACGAGGAAATTCAGAACCATGTGATTGAGGAGAATGAGGTGGAGGAGCAGGACGAACGAACACAAGCAATAAAGTTACTAAAAACAG TACTCAAGTGGTTAATTGCAAGTGCTGGACGCTCTTTTACCACGGCCGTCCCAGAACAACTACAgctgcttcctctcctcttcaaG ATTGCTCCAGTTGAAAACGATGACAGCTATGACGAACTGAAGAGGGATGCAAAGACCTGCCTATCTCTGATGTCTCAGGGCCTCCTCTACACAGATCAAATCCCCTTGGTTCTCAGTGTCCTAAAAGAG ATTGCTGGTAGCAGCTCTTGGCACGCCCGCTACACGGTGCTCACTTACCTCCAGATCATGGTTTTTTACAACCTGTTCACATTCATGAGTGACCAGAAAGCAGTGAAAGACGTGCGGGTCCTGGTGATAGAACTCCTGGAGGATGAGCAgcttgag GTGCGAGAAATGGCTGCCACCACTCTGAGTGGCTTCCTTCAGTGCAACTTCCTGTCCATGGATGCCCCCATGCAGGCACATTTTGAGGCTCTCTGCAAGACACGTTTgcccaagaagaagaaaagggagCTCAGCCTTGTTGTGGACACCATCCCCTCTGCTG ACCTTGTGCGCCGCCATGCGGGCGTTCTGGGTTTGAGCGCTTGTATTCTCTCCAGCCCTTATGATGTTCCAACTTGGATGCCCCAGCTGTTGATGGATCTGAGTGCCCACCTTAATGACACCCAACCCATTGAA atGACTGTGAAGAAAACTCTGTCAAACTTCAGACGGACTCATCATGACAACTGGCAGCAACACAAGCAGCAGTTCACAGATGATCAGTTGTTGGTCCTCACCGACCTGCTGGTCTCCCCCTGTTATTATGCCTGA